One Pomacea canaliculata isolate SZHN2017 linkage group LG9, ASM307304v1, whole genome shotgun sequence DNA segment encodes these proteins:
- the LOC112572394 gene encoding inhibitor of nuclear factor kappa-B kinase subunit epsilon-like isoform X1 encodes MATVRGTSNHTYSTDDRLGQGATCSVYKGLSKDGQFRALKITNPMAMRDITREVTALQTLQHENIIHFFGTETELMNKHIVVVMEYCEGGSLQSYLHQPCNMFGLPEPEFLLLLKHLVSGMEHLRSHGFVHRDIKPGNILRQIDEEGKSIFKLSDFGTARPLGDDEYFKSIVGTPDFLHPEIFNVAFGITDTDKSIAFPHNVDLWSLGVTIYCAATGSVPFSPHKHESKPTTMFEMISQKPSGAIGARQKEARGEIQWIFALPNTCHLSRGLKKLLLPMLVALFERDPALGWTFERFFQESKNILEKERITYLSLLPSQPPFDEIFISRSPGFSYNVLKEQLSNQQTEHGMSELHDILHGDISLTDWPQEDEQEFIIPPTDINSPLILLPATVPLSFDGDDNLFRETSITYTASGVILPFLKICAIIILIHRCVVNLKTLQQHLWRLTERQIRELKKEVQAAEKTFYLMTELFDVIRGTANMAEWTNQENSNFKEILQKMSSIERTIEAAKSAFRESPGKHHLDFDGTKCAQLTQRAQEEAQSCIEEMEGLRRTMERAKFTTRHQESYFEALRKKLEGAYKRAQNVWQEQGPHKGALLRLDFLAWYRSHLQLHENVQKCHEDLATVAVLVGQLFKSCVNRASKGMQDTITKRMHKSLLNSEQGSVSREQFADLLTGLQDLTENLEAPEIFSIPH; translated from the exons ATGGCGACAGTTCGCGGAACTTCTAATCACACGTACAGCACAGACGACCGCTTGGGGCAGGGAGCGACTTGTAGTGTATATAAAGGGCTTTCTAAG GATGGGCAGTTTAGAGCATTGAAGATAACCAACCCCATGGCCATGAGAGATATAACTCGTGAAGTGACTGCTCTTCAGACTCTGCAGCATGAAAACATCATTCACTTCTTTGGCACAGAGACAGAA CTAATGAACAAACATATAGTGGTTGTTATGGAGTACTGTGAGGGAGGCAGCCTCCAGTCCTACCTACACCAGCCCTGCAACATGTTTGGCTTGCCTGAGCCAGAATTTCTTTTACTCCTGAAGCATCTTG TGTCAGGTATGGAACATTTACGATCACATGGTTTTGTACACCGAGACATCAAACCAGGCAACATTCTTCGTCAGATTGATGAAGAAGGAAA GTCCATTTTCAAGCTGTCAGATTTTGGCACGGCAAGACCACTTGGGGATGATGAATATTTTAAGTCGATTGTGGGAACACCAGACTTCTTA CATCCAGAAATATTCAATGTAGCCTTTGGAATCACAGATACAGACAAAAGTATTGCCTTTCCACACAATGTTGATCTGTGGAGCCTAGGTGTGACAATTTACTGTGCTGCAACAGGCTCAGTACCCTTCAGCCCTCACAAGCATGAGAGTAAACCAACAACAAT gTTTGAGATGATATCCCAAAAACCTTCAGGTGCCATAGGGGCCAGACAAAAGGAAGCCAGAGGCGAAATTCAGTGGATCTTTGCTTTGCCAAATACTTGCCACCTTTCAAG AGGCCTAAAGAAACTTCTCCTTCCGATGCTGGTGGCTTTGTTTGAAAGAGATCCTGCACTGGGATGGACATTTGAGCGTTTCTTTCAAGAATCAAAGAACATTTTGGAAAAAGAGCGAATCACTTATCTTTCACTGCTTCCAAGCCAACCTCCATTtgatgaaatttttatttctagatCTCCTGGATTCAG TTACAATGTCCTAAAAGAGCAGTTAAGCAACCAGCAGACAGAACATGGTATGTCAGAACTGCATGACATTCTGCATGGAGACATAAGCTTAACTGACTGGCCTCAGGAAGATGAACAAGAATTTATTATTCCTCCAACAGATATCAATTCTCCTCTTATTCTGCTTCCTGCTACAGTGCCTCTTTCTTTTGATGGAGATGATAACCTGTTCAGAGAGACATCCATAACTTACACTGCATCTG GAGTGATTTTGCCCTTTCTCAAAATATGTGCAATCATCATTTTGATACACCGCTGCGTTGTAAACTTGAAAACTCTTCAGCAACATCTGTGGAGgctgacagaaagacagat ACGTGAACTGAAGAAAGAAGTGCAAGCAGCTGAGAAAACCTTTTACTTGATGACAGAACTGTTTGATGTGATCAGAGGAACAGCAAATATGGCAGAATGGACTAACCAAGAAAACAGCAATTTTAAGGAG aTTTTGCAAAAAATGTCAAGCATTGAAAGAACGATTGAGGCGGCAAAGAGTGCCTTTAGAGAATCTCCTGGGAAACACCATCTGGACTTTGATGGCACAAAATG tgcACAGCTTACTCAGAGGGCACAAGAAGAAGCTCAGTCATGTATTGAAGAAATGGAGGGACTTAGAAGAACTATGGAGAGAGCTAAATTTACCACACGGCATCAAGAAAGCTATTTTGAAGCATTAAG GAAAAAGTTGGAAGGAGCATATAAACGTGCACAGAATGTGTGGCAGGAACAAGGCCCTCACAAGGGAGCACTCCTGCGGCTAGACTTTCTCGCTTGGTACAG aTCCCATCTTCAGCTCCATGAAAATGTTCAGAAGTGCCATGAAGACCTTGCTACAGTTGCTGTTCTTGTGGGTCAGCTCTTTAAG AGCTGTGTAAACAGAGCTAGCAAAGGAATGCAAGACACAATAACCAAAAGGATGCATAAAAG CTTACTGAATAGCGAGCAGGGAAGTGTAAGCAGGGAGCAGTTTGCTGATTTATTGACTGG GCTTCAAGACCTGACAGAAAATCTTGAAGCTCCTGAGATCTTCAGCATCCCACATTGA
- the LOC112572394 gene encoding inhibitor of nuclear factor kappa-B kinase subunit epsilon-like isoform X2, translating into MEHLRSHGFVHRDIKPGNILRQIDEEGKSIFKLSDFGTARPLGDDEYFKSIVGTPDFLHPEIFNVAFGITDTDKSIAFPHNVDLWSLGVTIYCAATGSVPFSPHKHESKPTTMFEMISQKPSGAIGARQKEARGEIQWIFALPNTCHLSRGLKKLLLPMLVALFERDPALGWTFERFFQESKNILEKERITYLSLLPSQPPFDEIFISRSPGFSYNVLKEQLSNQQTEHGMSELHDILHGDISLTDWPQEDEQEFIIPPTDINSPLILLPATVPLSFDGDDNLFRETSITYTASGVILPFLKICAIIILIHRCVVNLKTLQQHLWRLTERQIRELKKEVQAAEKTFYLMTELFDVIRGTANMAEWTNQENSNFKEILQKMSSIERTIEAAKSAFRESPGKHHLDFDGTKCAQLTQRAQEEAQSCIEEMEGLRRTMERAKFTTRHQESYFEALRKKLEGAYKRAQNVWQEQGPHKGALLRLDFLAWYRSHLQLHENVQKCHEDLATVAVLVGQLFKSCVNRASKGMQDTITKRMHKSLLNSEQGSVSREQFADLLTGLQDLTENLEAPEIFSIPH; encoded by the exons ATGGAACATTTACGATCACATGGTTTTGTACACCGAGACATCAAACCAGGCAACATTCTTCGTCAGATTGATGAAGAAGGAAA GTCCATTTTCAAGCTGTCAGATTTTGGCACGGCAAGACCACTTGGGGATGATGAATATTTTAAGTCGATTGTGGGAACACCAGACTTCTTA CATCCAGAAATATTCAATGTAGCCTTTGGAATCACAGATACAGACAAAAGTATTGCCTTTCCACACAATGTTGATCTGTGGAGCCTAGGTGTGACAATTTACTGTGCTGCAACAGGCTCAGTACCCTTCAGCCCTCACAAGCATGAGAGTAAACCAACAACAAT gTTTGAGATGATATCCCAAAAACCTTCAGGTGCCATAGGGGCCAGACAAAAGGAAGCCAGAGGCGAAATTCAGTGGATCTTTGCTTTGCCAAATACTTGCCACCTTTCAAG AGGCCTAAAGAAACTTCTCCTTCCGATGCTGGTGGCTTTGTTTGAAAGAGATCCTGCACTGGGATGGACATTTGAGCGTTTCTTTCAAGAATCAAAGAACATTTTGGAAAAAGAGCGAATCACTTATCTTTCACTGCTTCCAAGCCAACCTCCATTtgatgaaatttttatttctagatCTCCTGGATTCAG TTACAATGTCCTAAAAGAGCAGTTAAGCAACCAGCAGACAGAACATGGTATGTCAGAACTGCATGACATTCTGCATGGAGACATAAGCTTAACTGACTGGCCTCAGGAAGATGAACAAGAATTTATTATTCCTCCAACAGATATCAATTCTCCTCTTATTCTGCTTCCTGCTACAGTGCCTCTTTCTTTTGATGGAGATGATAACCTGTTCAGAGAGACATCCATAACTTACACTGCATCTG GAGTGATTTTGCCCTTTCTCAAAATATGTGCAATCATCATTTTGATACACCGCTGCGTTGTAAACTTGAAAACTCTTCAGCAACATCTGTGGAGgctgacagaaagacagat ACGTGAACTGAAGAAAGAAGTGCAAGCAGCTGAGAAAACCTTTTACTTGATGACAGAACTGTTTGATGTGATCAGAGGAACAGCAAATATGGCAGAATGGACTAACCAAGAAAACAGCAATTTTAAGGAG aTTTTGCAAAAAATGTCAAGCATTGAAAGAACGATTGAGGCGGCAAAGAGTGCCTTTAGAGAATCTCCTGGGAAACACCATCTGGACTTTGATGGCACAAAATG tgcACAGCTTACTCAGAGGGCACAAGAAGAAGCTCAGTCATGTATTGAAGAAATGGAGGGACTTAGAAGAACTATGGAGAGAGCTAAATTTACCACACGGCATCAAGAAAGCTATTTTGAAGCATTAAG GAAAAAGTTGGAAGGAGCATATAAACGTGCACAGAATGTGTGGCAGGAACAAGGCCCTCACAAGGGAGCACTCCTGCGGCTAGACTTTCTCGCTTGGTACAG aTCCCATCTTCAGCTCCATGAAAATGTTCAGAAGTGCCATGAAGACCTTGCTACAGTTGCTGTTCTTGTGGGTCAGCTCTTTAAG AGCTGTGTAAACAGAGCTAGCAAAGGAATGCAAGACACAATAACCAAAAGGATGCATAAAAG CTTACTGAATAGCGAGCAGGGAAGTGTAAGCAGGGAGCAGTTTGCTGATTTATTGACTGG GCTTCAAGACCTGACAGAAAATCTTGAAGCTCCTGAGATCTTCAGCATCCCACATTGA